A portion of the Pseudarthrobacter sp. L1SW genome contains these proteins:
- a CDS encoding GAF and ANTAR domain-containing protein, with product MPNSMENEPIEQLQSILVGAENAVEFLTGLAGLAAAAVSEAAGDDVECAVTLKLRRKPTTVAGSSQRAMELDEIEQAVGDGPCIQALREMSPVIIDDVSEDPRWPELTRRFAEANVRSSLGVPLDINGEASAALNFFASKPGVFTANVYDKAVGFAGAAHNTLHLSVRIGTAQSRAEDLEAAMQSRTAINLACGVIMAQNRCSQAEAMEILTKVSSNRNRKLRDVAAELIEQLSGDSIRTHFDR from the coding sequence ATGCCGAATTCCATGGAAAACGAGCCGATAGAGCAACTCCAGAGCATTCTGGTGGGTGCAGAAAATGCTGTGGAGTTCCTTACCGGGCTTGCCGGCCTCGCTGCGGCTGCTGTTTCCGAAGCTGCGGGCGACGACGTCGAATGTGCAGTGACCCTCAAGCTGAGGCGCAAGCCCACCACGGTTGCGGGGAGCAGCCAGCGTGCCATGGAACTGGACGAGATTGAGCAGGCTGTGGGTGACGGTCCCTGCATCCAGGCCTTGCGCGAGATGTCCCCGGTGATCATCGACGACGTCTCCGAGGATCCGCGGTGGCCGGAGCTCACCCGCAGGTTCGCGGAAGCGAACGTCCGCAGCTCGCTGGGAGTGCCGCTGGACATCAACGGCGAGGCCAGCGCCGCGCTCAACTTCTTTGCATCAAAGCCCGGCGTCTTCACCGCGAACGTCTACGACAAAGCCGTGGGGTTTGCCGGCGCCGCGCACAACACGCTCCACCTCTCAGTCCGCATCGGGACGGCACAAAGCCGCGCCGAGGACCTGGAAGCAGCCATGCAGAGCCGGACGGCGATCAACCTGGCGTGCGGGGTCATTATGGCGCAGAACAGGTGCTCGCAGGCGGAAGCGATGGAGATCCTCACCAAGGTCTCCAGCAACCGCAACCGTAAATTGCGCGACGTTGCAGCCGAGCTGATCGAACAGCTGTCCGGCGACAGCATCCGCACCCACTTCGACCGGTAG
- a CDS encoding GAF and ANTAR domain-containing protein: MDALPTTATAAEPHTAAFKDGIVSRLQDLVLEAGDAQDFYRELAVFSASLLAPPGVDIFCNVTVVRRKRPITVAWSTPRATAMDELQYAFGDGPCLAAMRSGAAVYVQDVSTEPRWPDYTHAVAAHGVSSILSVPLQLEEDSSAALNIYSSAANGFSIEDIARAGMFGEQSAKTLKLELRLAHLREAKEDLEAAMKSRTAIDVAVGVIMAQNRCSQEDAMTILRKASNSRNIKLREIAAGIIASVSPTPRLRTHFDE, from the coding sequence ATGGACGCCTTACCCACCACCGCAACAGCGGCGGAGCCCCACACCGCCGCGTTTAAGGACGGGATCGTTTCCCGCCTTCAGGACCTCGTCCTGGAGGCCGGTGACGCCCAGGACTTCTACCGGGAACTCGCCGTTTTCTCAGCCTCCCTGCTGGCTCCGCCCGGCGTAGACATCTTCTGCAACGTCACTGTTGTGCGCCGCAAGAGGCCTATCACGGTCGCCTGGAGCACGCCCCGCGCAACGGCGATGGACGAACTGCAGTATGCCTTCGGGGACGGGCCCTGCCTGGCTGCAATGCGAAGCGGCGCCGCCGTCTACGTCCAGGACGTCTCCACGGAGCCCCGGTGGCCGGACTACACCCACGCTGTTGCGGCCCACGGTGTCTCGTCCATCCTGAGCGTCCCCCTGCAACTGGAGGAGGACTCATCAGCCGCCCTCAACATTTACTCTTCTGCGGCCAACGGATTCTCCATCGAGGACATTGCGCGGGCCGGGATGTTCGGAGAGCAATCCGCCAAAACCCTGAAGCTTGAGCTGCGGCTGGCGCACCTGCGGGAGGCCAAGGAGGACCTGGAAGCGGCAATGAAGTCCCGGACGGCCATCGATGTGGCCGTCGGGGTGATCATGGCCCAAAACCGCTGCAGCCAGGAGGACGCAATGACCATCCTGCGGAAGGCATCGAACAGCCGCAACATCAAGCTAAGGGAAATTGCCGCCGGCATCATCGCCTCCGTTTCGCCGACTCCGCGCCTGCGCACGCACTTCGACGAATAG